In the Candidatus Abyssobacteria bacterium SURF_5 genome, one interval contains:
- a CDS encoding IS3 family transposase translates to MVSPSARKAAAKYLRDEEMCSERRACLLMGVSRSAIRYQPQTVEDSRLREEILSLSNQHKRYGYRRVTALLRREGEQVNHKRVHRIWKQEGLGLRRKPRRKRRRGRIAVVIQKAERPNQVWSYDFLEDRTERGGKLRMLAVIDEFTRESLTIRVGKSMDAQRVIDVLLDLFEERGVPEYIRSDNGPEFVSKAVQEWLYLIGCQAIYIEPGSPWENSYIESFIGKFRDECLNMELFRNLREASIVVESWRKEYNELRPHSSLGYQTPVEFAQAVSSSRATPSFRLQPEKEKEEEKAVALTL, encoded by the coding sequence ATGGTAAGCCCTTCCGCCAGAAAAGCAGCTGCGAAGTATCTGCGTGATGAGGAGATGTGTTCTGAGCGTCGCGCATGCCTGCTGATGGGTGTTTCGCGATCTGCAATAAGGTATCAGCCTCAAACTGTGGAGGATTCGCGCCTCAGAGAGGAGATCCTCTCCCTATCGAATCAGCACAAACGATATGGATATCGGCGGGTGACGGCGCTGCTGCGACGGGAGGGCGAGCAGGTGAATCATAAGCGGGTACATCGAATTTGGAAGCAGGAGGGTTTGGGGCTGAGGCGCAAGCCGCGACGGAAGAGAAGGCGCGGCCGGATCGCCGTGGTCATCCAAAAGGCTGAGCGGCCGAACCAGGTATGGAGCTATGATTTTCTCGAGGATAGGACTGAGCGCGGTGGCAAGCTCCGGATGCTGGCGGTGATCGATGAATTCACGCGCGAGAGCCTCACTATCCGGGTAGGCAAATCAATGGATGCGCAGAGAGTAATTGACGTCCTGCTCGACCTGTTCGAAGAGCGAGGAGTGCCGGAATATATTCGCAGCGACAATGGACCCGAATTTGTTTCCAAAGCTGTTCAGGAATGGCTATACCTGATCGGCTGCCAGGCGATCTATATTGAGCCGGGCAGTCCCTGGGAGAACTCGTACATCGAAAGCTTCATCGGCAAGTTTCGCGATGAATGCCTGAATATGGAATTGTTTCGCAATCTCCGAGAAGCAAGCATTGTAGTAGAAAGTTGGCGGAAGGAATACAACGAACTTCGGCCGCACAGCTCACTCGGGTATCAGACCCCCGTCGAGTTCGCGCAGGCTGTAAGCTCCAGTCGGGCTACGCCCTCCTTCCGCTTACAGCCTGAAAAAGAAAAAGAAGAAGAAAAGGCAGTAGCTCTCACACTTTAA